AAGCAAATCTCCTCCTATATCGGCTAAGATTATTGCGTCTCCTTAGATAAGACTATCATCTTCCAAGTGTCTTTTAAGAAAAATCATATCCTCCATTGTTGTAACTTTTAGGTTTAACCTGCTTCCAGTGACGTAGTAAACATCATGCCCTGCGTTTAATACTATCGACGCTTCGTCGGTAAAAAGATGCAAAGAATCTAATTGGGACTCCATAGCTGATTTGATAAGGTGATACTTGAAACTTTGCGGTGTTTGATGGATAAACACCTTACTGCGTGGAATTATTTCATCGACCTTACTCCCGTCTTCCGAATAGCTTACTGTCTCCGTCGTGTTTATCGCAGTCACCACAGCTCCATATCCACTTGCAGCCTCTATATTTTGCTGAACAATCTTCTTACTTACAAGAGGTCTTGCCCCATCGTGAATAACAACGATATCCTCTTGACCTGCTAAATCTTTTAAAAAGTTTAGTCCGTTCCAAACGGAGTGTTCTCTAGTGCCCCCGCCAGTAACAAAATCAACCAGATTAATGTAATCACTAAGCAATGTCTTTGATTCACTCAAATAGTTTTCGGGACAGACAATAATTATTCTATCAAAAAGCTTGAAATTAACAAAC
The DNA window shown above is from Fervidobacterium changbaicum and carries:
- a CDS encoding IspD/TarI family cytidylyltransferase — translated: MSQKEKVFALLMFGGIGSRFGWDKPKQFYVIDEIRNKTLLEFVVEKFVNFKLFDRIIIVCPENYLSESKTLLSDYINLVDFVTGGGTREHSVWNGLNFLKDLAGQEDIVVIHDGARPLVSKKIVQQNIEAASGYGAVVTAINTTETVSYSEDGSKVDEIIPRSKVFIHQTPQSFKYHLIKSAMESQLDSLHLFTDEASIVLNAGHDVYYVTGSRLNLKVTTMEDMIFLKRHLEDDSLI